In Paenibacillus durus, the DNA window CGCCTCGGATACATCGCGGATGCGGTCCTTGACCGAAATTTCATCTCTGGTAATCCGCGCATAGGCGGAACGTCTGGCCGCCTTGCCAAGCGCTTTGCGAAATGCGGCGATCAAATCCGACGTATGAAGGCCTTTAAGGGTATTGTCGACCTGGGATGGCACAAAGGGAGCCAAATCCTCCGGCTCCTTCGTAAAAATAAGGCTGCGTTCGCTCTCCATATCCATCAGTTGGGTGGCAATGCTCTTGATTTTACGGTATTCGATCAGACGCTGCACCAGCTCCGCCCGTGGATCGAAGTCGTCCTCCTCGTAATATTCGAATTCGTCGAATTCGATCACGGGCGGCTTGGGCAGCAGAATCTTGCTCTTAATGGAGAGCAAAGTCGCGGCCATCACCAGGAACTCGCTTGTGATTTCCAGTTCAAGCTCCTGCATATTCCGCAAATATTCCATGTACTGCTCGGTGATCTCGCTGACCGGAATGTCCTGGATGTCGATTTCCGCTTTGTCGATCAAATGCAGCAATAAATCAAGCGGGCCCTCAAACGTCTCCAGCTTGTACAATACAGTCACGAGCCAACCTCCCGCAAAAAAGTAAAGTGCAGCGCCCGGGGTGAGGGCGCTACACAAGTCGAAAACTCTAAGATTTAGATTAGATCGCTTTCTTCCTTATACATATAAATAAGCACGTTTGGGACGGATTCGTCAATAGCGGACTTCGCGGAATTTCCATTTCCTCAAGAAGAAACGCCTTCGCCGGCCTTTTAGGACGGCACCGTTTCTCGTAGAAATATAAGGCAAATTGATAAGCGCTCAGCTTATAAATTCTTATATTTTTAAATAAGTTTGGAAAGATTCGCCATCTCAATAGCGGATACCGCCGCGTCCCAGCCCTTGTTGCCCGCTTTCGTGCCGGCGCGCTCGACGGCCTGCTCAATGTTCTCGGTTGTCAGCACGCCGAAGATTGTCGGAACGCCCGTCTTGAGATTAATGGCAGCCACTCCTTTGGATACCTCGTTGCAGACGTAATCGTAATGGGTCGTGGAACCGCGGATTACAGTGCCCAGCGTAACGACTGCATCGTATTTGCCGCTTTCGGCCATTTTTTGCGCAATCAGCGGAATTTCGAACACTCCCGGTACCCAGGCTACGGAGATTTCATCATCCTTAACACCGTGACGCTTGAATGCGTCGAGAGCCCCGGACAGCAGCTTGCTCGTAATAAATTCATTGAAACGTCCCACTACAATCCCGTATTTCAAACCTTCTGAAACTAAATGTCCTTCAAAAATCTGCGGCATACTCATCAACAACCCTTCCATAAATTAGTCAGCTTATATTAAAAATCTGCTTGCTCAAATTTGAATAACGGCTTACGCCTTGGAGCTTTCGTTCTGTTCAATATCGTCGAACTTCAACAGGTGGCCGAGCTTGGACTGCTTGGTGTGCAAATAATTCGTATTGTCTTCGTTCTCCGGCATCTGGATCGGCACGCGCTCCACAACTTCAAGGCCGTAGCCTTCCAGCCCTTTAATTTTGCGCGGGTTATTTGTCATCAGCTTAATCCGGCGAACGCCCAAATCCTTCAGGATTTGCGCGCCAATTCCGTAATCGCGCAAATCCGCCGGGAACCCGAGCTCCAGATTCGCATCGACCGTGTCCAGACCTTGTTCCTGAAGCTTATACGCGCGCAGCTTGTTGATCAAGCCGATGCCCCGGCCTTCCTGGCGCATGTAGAGCAGAACGCCCTTGCCCGCAGCTTCGATCTGGCGCAGCGCCGCTTCGAACTGCGGTCCGCAGTCGCAGCGGTGGGAATGGAACACATCGCCGGTAAGGCACTCCGAATGTACGCGGACCAGCACCGGCTCGTCTCCGGAAATATCCCCTTTGACGAGAGCAACATGCTCTTTATCATCCACCTCGTTCGTATAGGCAATCGTCTGGAATTCGCCGAAATCGGTGGGCAGGCGGACCGACACTTCGCGGGTGACCAGTTTCTCCTTCTCATTGCGGTAATGGATCAGGTCCGCGATGCTGATAAGCTTCAGATCATGCTTCTTGGCGATTTCATGCAGATCGGGGAGACGGGCCATCGTGCCGTCTTCCTTAACAACCTCGCATATAACCGCAGCGGGGTAGGCGCCGCACATACGGGCCAGATCCACGGCAGCTTCCGTATGGCCGCTTCTGCGCAGCACGCCACCCTTTTTCGCGATCAGCGGGAACATATGGCCAGGTCTGCGGAAATCCATCGGGCCGGCTTTCGGGTCCATAATCGCCTTGGCGGTCAGCGACCGCTCATAGGCCGAGATCCCGGTCGTTGTATCCTTGTGGTCGATCGAAACGGTAAAGGCCGTCCCGTGAAAATCGGTATTTTGACTGACCATCGGCTTCAGATCCAGCTCCGCCGCCCGCTCCGCCGTAATCGGCAGGCAGACAAGCCCGCGTCCTTCGGTAATCATGAAGTTGATCACTTCCGGCGTCGCCCGTTCCGCCAATGCGATAAAGTCGCCCTCATTCTCGCGGTCTTCGTCATCGACAACGATAACAACCTTGCCGCGCATCAAATCGTAGATCGCTTCTTCAATCGGGTCCAGGCGAATATCTTCGTTATTATATTGGCTCATTTCCTTGACCTCCTGGTTCGCTGTAAACTTTCCGATTTTATAAAAAACCGTTCGCCGCCAAAAATTCGCTGCTGATGCGGGAACCCTCAGCCTCTTCCTCATCCGCAGCATTTTGCGGGGAGGAGCCGTAACGGAGCAGATGATCCACATACTTGCCCAGCACGTCGCATTCGATATTAACATGATCTCCTGCTCGCTTGTCGGCAAGCACGGTTTCGCCAAGTGTATGCGGGATAATGGACACGGTGAACGATGAAGCCGCCGTACCCGCCACCGTCAGGCTGATTCCGTCAATCGTGATCGAGCCTTTCGGAATAATGAACTTGAACAGCGACGC includes these proteins:
- a CDS encoding bifunctional 3,4-dihydroxy-2-butanone-4-phosphate synthase/GTP cyclohydrolase II — encoded protein: MSQYNNEDIRLDPIEEAIYDLMRGKVVIVVDDEDRENEGDFIALAERATPEVINFMITEGRGLVCLPITAERAAELDLKPMVSQNTDFHGTAFTVSIDHKDTTTGISAYERSLTAKAIMDPKAGPMDFRRPGHMFPLIAKKGGVLRRSGHTEAAVDLARMCGAYPAAVICEVVKEDGTMARLPDLHEIAKKHDLKLISIADLIHYRNEKEKLVTREVSVRLPTDFGEFQTIAYTNEVDDKEHVALVKGDISGDEPVLVRVHSECLTGDVFHSHRCDCGPQFEAALRQIEAAGKGVLLYMRQEGRGIGLINKLRAYKLQEQGLDTVDANLELGFPADLRDYGIGAQILKDLGVRRIKLMTNNPRKIKGLEGYGLEVVERVPIQMPENEDNTNYLHTKQSKLGHLLKFDDIEQNESSKA
- a CDS encoding segregation and condensation protein A gives rise to the protein MTVLYKLETFEGPLDLLLHLIDKAEIDIQDIPVSEITEQYMEYLRNMQELELEITSEFLVMAATLLSIKSKILLPKPPVIEFDEFEYYEEDDFDPRAELVQRLIEYRKIKSIATQLMDMESERSLIFTKEPEDLAPFVPSQVDNTLKGLHTSDLIAAFRKALGKAARRSAYARITRDEISVKDRIRDVSEALRRTGKGGRLRFSSLLNESMERYEIVATFLAILELMKMKAIFCYQEKLFDDIVMEWRGAEDFNGLQESEINY
- the ribH gene encoding 6,7-dimethyl-8-ribityllumazine synthase; the encoded protein is MPQIFEGHLVSEGLKYGIVVGRFNEFITSKLLSGALDAFKRHGVKDDEISVAWVPGVFEIPLIAQKMAESGKYDAVVTLGTVIRGSTTHYDYVCNEVSKGVAAINLKTGVPTIFGVLTTENIEQAVERAGTKAGNKGWDAAVSAIEMANLSKLI